From Streptomyces durmitorensis, a single genomic window includes:
- a CDS encoding SAV_2336 N-terminal domain-related protein has translation MRSDDSAAPRGPVARLADLLAEAADGSRPTSIELAELLWLAGQMDDDAPAPQDASAALPLTPPTPRPVSPSPPDPAAEPAPPPPPDDRVELRLPTPAGVNADTGAGAGASTASAGPGSPPSTPGSRAGSGHTPVRVPVPPMVTHPLTLQRALRPLKRRVPSPVGQVIDEEATAHRIARLGGHPRSWLPVLRPADERWLRLCLVHDTGPTMPIWRPLVHELHTALAQSGIFRTVELHRAEPDGTVPPQAAHAPATGRTVTLVISDCMGPQWRQGDAGTRWYRTLRRWAAQMPVAVIQPLPERLWRTTALPTTPGTLSSPHPAAPSGALTFTPYAADGPDGPPPAGAVPVPVLEPSGTWLSHWAALVADAGGGLLPGAVGWLDHAPPPPSLDADASDITDLTPEGLVLRFRSTASPEAFRLAGHLAVGEPQLPVMRLVQAAVEERPRPQHLAEVILSGMLASGGGAGAYAFRPEVRELLLRTLPRTARGRTRELLARVGGLIDERAGVAPGVLRAVAPSAGGGAGPRTPVGEPFATVTRESARQLGGGAEAGLFGGRYRLLEQIGRNNGTWRAEDVRLPGSTVVVKQYPELRPHASEWGDRLVEFRHENVAPVVDHGIDRTSGRPMPYLVTEFVPGAGLQSLLSQYRSGLRVSHLLTVLPQLAAAVKALNDGGLTLRTLLASHVIVTSRGLVLAADFADDTLHEPDRRANLIALADLVAQMSPYPQAGDLRASTIKDTLTSAVQELRSGSPDVQSRGLGRLIHLTSPVDRSRFYSVLGPLRVTRQGHLLTVEEPEQQALVCMLLLKRGRTVPYAELTEGIWGPTISPRAEGDLRNCAHLLANILAPDPLVADDVGYALPLPSGPDVVDLFHCQRLAAEAQDARFAGDFTRARELVNSALELWRGTPLDGVPGPAAVAARADIGRLRQSLLQTHLELNRELGATEQEQAELDELLREFPHTEDEELVPHEELPSDQLDDLGVHRETADDQPVTPSTSITFEYLARPAGRQEDVRQKLGREISHLLIRGGIGPDRFEMRAGPHGWEVVVDPEVHVLHVLTATVDELPAALGAFPVLGLGVALTHEPDPTVSAPTFPSGLRHLLGRDSRRAVVIVSSDLHERLNRSGHLRHRFQAVPQSDDWYCEVTTEPPPAPVPSSVESVLLCFDGTLAQLYSAQSARHAAGALTALIADQRDPEDALAGTPLLSEPRPAGGTAGRIHPMDVLRAFAGRGTLSQELHTRLEEIEMQAALTAKPPPHVANLLHTLARPEETLRLAIVTDTSPRAVTAYLGAKGLHLPGAGIHGRTPDLTLLMPDPDCPRRAVEQLGTRADRCVMVGSSAAEAAAARSLRIAFIGYAPSRTARERLAAAGARTTVSDLSLLVDLLHDR, from the coding sequence ATGCGCTCTGACGACTCTGCCGCGCCCCGGGGCCCTGTCGCGCGGCTGGCCGATCTCCTGGCGGAGGCGGCGGACGGCTCACGCCCGACATCGATCGAGCTGGCCGAACTGCTGTGGCTGGCGGGCCAGATGGACGATGACGCACCGGCACCGCAGGACGCCTCCGCCGCCCTGCCGCTGACGCCACCCACACCGCGGCCGGTGAGCCCGTCACCGCCGGACCCCGCGGCCGAACCGGCTCCTCCACCCCCGCCGGACGACCGGGTAGAGCTTCGGCTGCCCACCCCGGCGGGCGTGAACGCGGACACGGGCGCGGGCGCGGGCGCCTCGACGGCATCGGCCGGGCCGGGGAGCCCGCCGAGCACCCCCGGCTCACGAGCCGGGTCCGGCCACACCCCTGTCCGGGTCCCCGTCCCGCCGATGGTGACGCACCCCCTCACCCTGCAACGCGCCCTGCGCCCCCTGAAGCGCCGCGTCCCCTCCCCGGTGGGCCAGGTCATCGACGAGGAGGCCACGGCCCACCGCATCGCCCGCCTGGGCGGCCACCCGCGAAGCTGGCTGCCGGTCCTGCGCCCCGCCGACGAGCGCTGGCTGCGCCTGTGCCTGGTGCACGACACGGGCCCGACCATGCCGATCTGGCGCCCCCTGGTCCACGAACTCCACACGGCGCTCGCCCAGTCCGGCATCTTCCGCACGGTGGAGCTGCACCGCGCGGAGCCGGACGGGACGGTCCCGCCCCAGGCGGCCCACGCGCCCGCCACGGGCCGCACGGTCACCCTCGTGATCAGCGACTGCATGGGCCCGCAGTGGCGGCAGGGCGATGCGGGCACTCGCTGGTACCGCACGCTGCGCCGCTGGGCGGCACAGATGCCGGTGGCTGTGATCCAGCCACTCCCGGAACGCCTCTGGCGCACCACGGCTCTGCCCACGACCCCGGGGACGCTTTCCTCCCCGCACCCCGCGGCACCTTCCGGCGCCCTCACCTTCACGCCGTACGCCGCCGACGGTCCGGACGGGCCACCGCCCGCCGGGGCGGTACCGGTCCCGGTCCTCGAACCCTCCGGTACGTGGCTGTCGCACTGGGCCGCGCTGGTGGCGGACGCGGGTGGGGGGCTGCTGCCGGGGGCGGTGGGGTGGCTGGACCACGCCCCGCCTCCCCCGTCCCTCGACGCCGACGCCTCGGACATCACGGACCTCACCCCCGAGGGCCTCGTACTGCGCTTCCGCTCCACGGCCTCACCCGAGGCGTTCCGCCTGGCGGGCCATCTGGCGGTGGGCGAGCCGCAGTTGCCGGTGATGCGGCTCGTCCAGGCGGCGGTGGAGGAGCGTCCGCGGCCGCAGCATCTGGCGGAGGTGATCCTGAGCGGGATGCTGGCTTCGGGCGGGGGCGCCGGGGCGTACGCATTCCGGCCCGAAGTAAGGGAGTTGCTGCTGCGTACACTGCCGCGTACCGCGCGGGGGCGTACGCGGGAGCTGCTGGCCCGGGTGGGCGGGCTGATCGACGAGCGGGCGGGGGTGGCGCCGGGGGTGCTGCGGGCGGTGGCGCCTTCCGCTGGCGGAGGCGCCGGGCCGCGGACTCCGGTGGGCGAGCCGTTCGCGACGGTCACGCGGGAGAGTGCGCGGCAGTTGGGCGGGGGTGCGGAGGCCGGGCTGTTCGGCGGCCGGTACCGGCTGCTGGAACAGATCGGGCGGAACAACGGCACTTGGCGGGCAGAGGACGTCCGCCTGCCTGGGAGCACCGTGGTGGTGAAGCAGTACCCGGAGTTGCGGCCGCACGCCTCGGAGTGGGGGGACCGGCTCGTCGAGTTCCGTCACGAGAACGTGGCGCCCGTCGTCGACCACGGCATCGACCGCACGTCCGGTCGCCCGATGCCTTACCTGGTCACGGAGTTCGTGCCGGGTGCCGGCCTGCAGTCTCTTCTCTCGCAGTACCGGTCCGGCCTCCGTGTCTCCCACCTCCTGACCGTGCTCCCGCAGTTGGCGGCTGCTGTCAAGGCACTGAACGACGGCGGGCTGACGCTCCGGACGCTCCTCGCGTCGCACGTCATCGTCACGTCCCGCGGCCTGGTCCTGGCCGCCGACTTCGCCGACGACACACTCCACGAGCCGGATCGCCGGGCCAACCTCATCGCACTCGCCGACCTGGTCGCCCAGATGAGCCCGTATCCCCAGGCAGGGGATCTCCGGGCGAGCACGATCAAGGACACGCTGACTTCGGCCGTCCAGGAACTGCGTTCCGGCAGCCCGGACGTCCAGAGCCGCGGCCTCGGCCGACTCATCCACCTCACCTCCCCTGTGGACCGCTCCCGCTTCTACTCCGTCCTCGGTCCTCTCCGCGTCACCCGGCAGGGCCACCTCCTCACCGTCGAGGAGCCGGAGCAGCAGGCGTTGGTGTGCATGCTCCTGCTCAAGCGTGGCCGGACCGTGCCGTACGCCGAACTGACCGAGGGAATCTGGGGCCCGACCATCTCCCCACGCGCGGAAGGCGACCTGCGCAACTGTGCCCACCTCCTCGCCAACATCCTGGCCCCCGACCCCCTGGTAGCCGACGACGTCGGCTACGCCCTGCCGCTGCCGTCCGGCCCCGACGTCGTCGACCTGTTCCACTGCCAGCGGCTCGCCGCCGAGGCCCAGGACGCCCGCTTCGCCGGTGACTTCACCCGCGCCCGCGAGCTGGTCAACTCCGCCCTGGAGCTGTGGCGCGGCACCCCCCTGGACGGCGTCCCCGGCCCGGCGGCCGTCGCCGCCCGCGCCGACATCGGCCGCCTGCGGCAGTCCCTCCTCCAGACACACCTGGAGCTGAACCGCGAGCTCGGCGCGACCGAGCAGGAGCAGGCCGAACTCGACGAGCTGCTCCGCGAGTTCCCCCACACCGAGGACGAGGAGCTGGTCCCCCACGAGGAACTGCCCAGCGACCAGCTGGACGACCTCGGTGTCCACCGGGAGACCGCGGACGACCAGCCGGTCACCCCGTCGACCAGCATCACCTTCGAGTACCTGGCCCGCCCGGCGGGACGCCAGGAGGACGTACGGCAGAAACTGGGCCGGGAGATCTCCCACCTCCTCATCCGGGGCGGCATCGGCCCCGACCGGTTCGAGATGCGCGCCGGTCCGCATGGCTGGGAGGTGGTCGTGGACCCCGAGGTGCACGTCCTGCACGTGCTGACCGCGACGGTCGACGAACTCCCGGCCGCCCTGGGCGCCTTCCCCGTGCTCGGGCTCGGGGTCGCCCTCACCCACGAGCCGGACCCGACGGTCTCGGCGCCCACGTTCCCCTCCGGGCTGCGCCATCTGCTCGGGCGCGACAGCAGGCGCGCCGTCGTGATCGTCTCCAGCGACCTGCACGAGCGGCTCAACCGCTCGGGCCACCTGCGACACCGGTTCCAGGCGGTGCCGCAGTCCGACGACTGGTACTGCGAGGTCACCACCGAGCCGCCCCCCGCCCCAGTGCCCAGCTCCGTCGAATCCGTCCTCCTCTGCTTCGACGGAACCCTCGCCCAGCTCTACTCGGCACAGTCCGCCCGCCACGCCGCCGGCGCCCTCACCGCCCTGATCGCCGATCAGCGGGACCCCGAGGACGCGCTGGCCGGCACCCCCCTCCTGTCCGAGCCCCGCCCGGCGGGCGGCACGGCGGGCCGCATCCACCCCATGGACGTGCTGCGCGCCTTCGCCGGGCGCGGCACGCTCTCCCAGGAGCTGCACACGCGGCTTGAGGAGATCGAGATGCAGGCCGCGCTCACCGCGAAGCCGCCGCCCCACGTCGCGAACCTCCTGCACACCCTGGCCAGGCCCGAGGAGACCCTCCGCCTGGCCATCGTCACCGACACCTCGCCGCGCGCCGTGACGGCGTACCTGGGCGCCAAGGGGCTCCACCTCCCCGGAGCCGGGATCCACGGCCGTACGCCGGATCTCACCCTCCTGATGCCTGACCCCGACTGTCCGCGCCGCGCGGTGGAGCAGTTGGGCACCCGGGCGGACCGGTGCGTCATGGTCGGTTCCTCAGCAGCGGAGGCGGCCGCCGCCCGGAGCCTGCGGATCGCCTTCATCGGGTACGCACCGAGCCGAACGGCCCGCGAGCGCCTCGCCGCCGCCGGGGCGCGGACGACGGTGAGCGATCTGTCGCTGCTCGTCGACCTGCTCCACGACCGGTGA
- a CDS encoding AAA family ATPase — protein sequence MSLWPVYTGTNEPHDGITRLPPPPPWRAFDGGPVLQTPTDDGSATSPDRVHRAHTYRATETCVQLVNAALYLRRPLLVTGPPGSGKSSLAYAVARELGLGPVLRWNITSRSALHDGLYQYDPLSRLYAAGRSPKARAPRDGAGVEDHLRLGPLGTALLPYDRPRALLIDEIDKSDLDLPNDLLNILEEGQYEIPELVRIAKHTPRADLLADGSDDPVTVERGRVRCRAFPFVVLTSNGEREFPPAFLRRCVTLRLRQPRDEHLEEIVRAHLGEPDAYARTLIARFLERGTGGELATDQLLNAIYLTGAAGIDTASRDELARQLMPYLTQAADPGPDAL from the coding sequence ATGTCCCTGTGGCCCGTCTACACCGGCACGAACGAGCCCCACGACGGGATCACCCGGCTGCCTCCGCCCCCGCCCTGGCGCGCCTTCGACGGCGGCCCGGTCCTTCAGACCCCCACGGACGACGGCTCGGCGACCTCCCCGGACCGCGTGCACCGCGCGCACACCTACCGGGCCACGGAGACCTGCGTCCAACTGGTCAACGCCGCCCTGTACTTGCGGCGCCCGCTCCTGGTGACGGGCCCTCCGGGCAGCGGCAAGTCGAGCCTGGCGTACGCGGTGGCACGGGAGTTGGGACTCGGCCCGGTCCTGCGCTGGAACATCACGAGCCGCAGCGCCCTGCACGACGGCCTCTACCAGTACGACCCGCTCTCCCGCCTGTACGCGGCGGGCCGCTCCCCGAAGGCGAGGGCGCCGCGGGACGGCGCGGGCGTCGAGGACCACCTCCGCCTCGGCCCGCTGGGCACCGCGCTCCTCCCCTACGACCGCCCCCGCGCCCTCCTCATCGACGAGATCGACAAGAGCGACCTGGACCTGCCCAACGACCTCCTGAACATCCTGGAGGAGGGCCAGTACGAGATCCCCGAGCTGGTACGGATCGCCAAGCACACCCCCAGGGCGGACCTCCTGGCCGACGGTTCGGACGACCCGGTGACCGTCGAGCGCGGCCGGGTGCGCTGCCGGGCCTTCCCCTTCGTCGTCCTCACCAGCAACGGCGAGCGCGAGTTCCCGCCCGCGTTCCTGCGCCGCTGCGTCACGCTGCGGCTGCGCCAGCCGCGCGACGAGCACCTGGAGGAGATCGTCAGGGCCCACCTCGGCGAGCCCGACGCCTACGCCCGCACCCTCATCGCCCGCTTCCTGGAACGCGGCACGGGCGGCGAGCTGGCCACCGACCAACTCCTCAACGCGATCTACCTGACCGGCGCGGCGGGCATCGACACGGCCTCGCGGGACGAGCTCGCGCGGCAGCTGATGCCGTATCTGACGCAGGCGGCGGATCCGGGCCCCGATGCGCTCTGA
- a CDS encoding trypsin-like peptidase domain-containing protein, producing MPPKPTRPAVGSAHEGTCRYVRPEHGSRHSPAAATPRPPDDGEDGHTGTAPPPRRTSTAAHTTRTHSHPMNSASWHARIRCGSEVGAGFLVSERHVLTCAHVVRGSGTAPVTVSFPHRDDLGEVTAAVGAHGGWDGRGDDLGDLAVLELEHAVPVRPAEFAAPEDAYAEPRPRLLVYGFPKGYREGTLAEYRATAAQRIADEWVQLEAWSAHGQPLAPGFSGAAVTLADSNRVVGMVSAATRATSGVRNGRMLPTSVMARYWPPLGDLVPTPGHHRAAKERLRALVDRAAGTGVARDPERLYRDAVGPFGPPVPPEGFGSLWSAAWYVLSEVEEPDAVTRLADRLAGLLEAPATPAPSPPGECGEPGASGEPGEPGEPRELPVWSPILIEIDHSGAGDDQLLVEVSAYREGLRHPVGSHTVAAGHVRRYVQERVDDAFSHLTPGTDELLAFVLPRALLNWPVAQWECGADDPTPLGCSYPLVVTDRSRRKGGLRHRLARKWEHLDERPTTVLHRVECGTQEKPNKLRFRLRRDGADLAGFAAPPRAGRAGPDADVTHFDVSLTAPVPVLVWPRTGCDDSDHHTTDEGCAGSDFLDRMAAHVDGHPPAELPRTILTLRESAEASDEPDTHWARDVQLLWDDPRCFPDAPAAHRHSPVA from the coding sequence CTGCCTCCGAAGCCGACGCGACCCGCGGTCGGCAGCGCTCATGAGGGGACGTGCCGGTATGTCCGCCCGGAGCACGGCTCCCGACACTCCCCCGCCGCAGCAACCCCACGGCCACCGGACGATGGCGAGGACGGACATACCGGCACGGCCCCGCCCCCAAGACGGACCAGCACCGCAGCACACACCACCCGCACCCACTCCCACCCCATGAACAGCGCATCGTGGCATGCCCGCATCCGGTGCGGGAGCGAGGTCGGGGCCGGGTTCCTGGTGTCCGAGCGGCACGTCCTGACCTGTGCGCACGTCGTCCGCGGCAGCGGCACCGCGCCCGTCACCGTCTCCTTCCCGCACCGCGACGACCTCGGCGAGGTGACCGCCGCCGTCGGCGCGCACGGCGGCTGGGACGGGCGCGGTGACGACCTCGGCGACCTCGCCGTCCTGGAGCTGGAGCACGCGGTGCCGGTGCGGCCCGCCGAGTTCGCGGCCCCGGAGGACGCGTACGCCGAACCGCGCCCCCGGCTCCTCGTCTACGGATTCCCCAAGGGCTACCGCGAGGGCACCCTCGCCGAGTACCGCGCCACCGCCGCCCAGCGGATCGCCGACGAGTGGGTCCAGCTGGAGGCGTGGAGCGCCCACGGGCAGCCCCTGGCCCCGGGGTTCAGCGGCGCGGCGGTCACCCTCGCGGACAGCAACCGGGTCGTGGGCATGGTGTCGGCGGCCACCCGCGCGACCAGCGGCGTACGCAACGGACGCATGCTGCCCACCTCCGTCATGGCCCGCTACTGGCCCCCGCTCGGCGACCTGGTCCCCACCCCCGGCCACCACCGGGCGGCGAAGGAACGGCTGCGCGCCCTGGTGGACCGGGCCGCGGGCACCGGCGTCGCCCGCGACCCGGAGCGGCTGTACCGCGACGCGGTGGGTCCGTTCGGACCGCCCGTGCCGCCGGAGGGCTTCGGCTCGCTCTGGTCGGCGGCCTGGTACGTACTCTCGGAGGTCGAGGAGCCGGACGCGGTGACGCGCCTCGCCGACCGCCTCGCGGGCCTGCTCGAAGCGCCCGCGACGCCCGCACCGTCGCCGCCCGGCGAGTGCGGTGAGCCAGGTGCATCCGGTGAACCCGGTGAGCCCGGAGAGCCCCGGGAGTTACCCGTCTGGTCCCCCATCCTCATCGAGATCGACCACAGCGGCGCGGGCGACGACCAGCTCCTGGTCGAGGTGTCCGCGTACCGCGAGGGCCTGCGCCACCCCGTCGGCTCGCACACCGTGGCCGCCGGACACGTCCGGCGGTACGTCCAGGAGCGCGTCGACGACGCCTTCTCCCATCTCACCCCTGGTACGGACGAGTTGCTGGCCTTCGTGCTGCCCCGCGCGCTGCTCAACTGGCCGGTGGCCCAGTGGGAGTGCGGCGCGGACGACCCGACCCCGCTCGGCTGCTCGTACCCCCTGGTCGTGACCGACCGGTCGCGCCGCAAGGGCGGTCTGCGCCACCGCCTCGCCCGCAAGTGGGAGCACCTGGACGAGCGCCCCACGACCGTCCTGCACCGCGTCGAGTGCGGCACCCAGGAGAAGCCGAACAAGCTGAGGTTCCGGCTGCGGCGCGACGGCGCGGATCTGGCGGGGTTCGCGGCGCCGCCACGCGCCGGGCGCGCCGGGCCCGACGCCGACGTGACGCACTTCGACGTCTCGCTCACCGCGCCGGTGCCGGTGCTCGTGTGGCCGCGCACGGGCTGCGACGACTCCGACCACCACACGACCGACGAGGGCTGCGCGGGCTCCGACTTCCTCGACCGCATGGCCGCCCACGTCGATGGCCACCCACCGGCCGAACTGCCCCGCACCATCCTGACGTTGAGGGAGAGCGCCGAGGCGTCGGACGAGCCGGACACGCACTGGGCGAGGGACGTCCAGCTCCTCTGGGACGACCCGCGCTGCTTCCCCGACGCACCCGCGGCCCACCGCCACTCCCCCGTCGCCTGA
- a CDS encoding CU044_2847 family protein — MDDLVEFTTDDGAHVVMADVEDTHGSHLISRGEGPSRAVRTFEESLAGARAAAESALRVFRDGSLRPDSVEIEFGVRMSAEAGAVIVKGTAEGHLVVRLAWTPDGPEAAASEADATRGRQRS, encoded by the coding sequence ATGGACGATCTGGTGGAGTTCACGACCGACGACGGCGCGCACGTCGTCATGGCGGACGTGGAGGACACGCACGGCTCGCACCTCATCTCCCGCGGCGAAGGCCCCTCCCGTGCGGTCCGCACCTTCGAGGAGTCACTCGCCGGGGCACGCGCCGCCGCCGAGTCGGCACTGCGGGTGTTCCGCGACGGCAGCCTGCGCCCGGACTCGGTGGAGATCGAGTTCGGCGTGCGGATGTCGGCGGAGGCAGGGGCGGTGATCGTGAAGGGCACGGCGGAGGGCCACCTGGTGGTACGCCTCGCGTGGACCCCGGACGGGCCGGAGGCGGCTGCCTCCGAAGCCGACGCGACCCGCGGTCGGCAGCGCTCATGA